CAAAAAAATGATGTAAAGAGTACAAATCAAAATGCTACAAGATTTACAGATTCTTATATTAAAAATCTTGGAAATAGTATTATTAGGCATGGTGATTATATAGAGACTATTGCAGCAAAGGCTACAAATTTTGATGAGACTGCAAAATCAGATGCTACCTCTGTATTTAGTGGAGCAGGGGCAAAAACAAAAGCTGCAAAACTAAAAGATATAGACCTTGCTATGGCTGATTATAATAAATGGCTTCAAAAATATAAAGATGATCCAACTTTACCATCAGCTGGCTCTATTGCACAAGTTTCTCAAGTGAACTTTAGGACAGGGGTTCCTCCTACTTCTATTATTGGGAAAGACGGTGACTCTATAAGAGTAGTTATTGATGGACAAAATTATGATGTAGATTTTATTCCAACTAAAACAACAGATGATTATAGACAACAACTTTGGACACAGCTTACTGCATCTGGAGAAGCTGCAACATATGGTATTGTAGATCCTGCTAATCTTATTGCACCTTTTCCAAATGGACCAATAGCAACGCAAGAGATAGCAGATACTGAAATTGCAAAATATGACCAGTTGGCTGGAAAAATAAATACTTATAAAGCTATGGCTGATAAAATTTCTAATTCAAATGCTGGTGGAATGGTAGCTTATATGGCAAAAGATAGTTTAGCACCAACTGCTGATACATTAAATCCAAATGGTATGTATGAAGAGAGTACAAAGTTAGCAGATATGTTAAGAGGAGTTATTCAAATAAAATCTTTAATTCCTGGAAAAGATTTTAAAATAACAGAAGTATCTGAACACTCAGGAGCAAATCAAAATGTATCTGTAAAAGGATCACATCAAACAACAGCAGCAGCTGTTTCTGGTTCTGGTAAAGCTGCTATTGACTCAGCTAGAGAAGCTCTTTCTAGACTTGTAACAGGAAATCAACAAAGTGTTTATACAACACAAGAGCTATATGGAAATGCAACTTCAGCAACTTCTACAAGAGAGTATAAATTTAACATTGAAATTTTTGATAAAGATTTGGGTTATGTTATCCCTGTTCCAAATGATGGGGCAACTCCACCACAACCTGTAAATATTACTTTTGGTACAGGAGCAACAGCGCCGTATGATGATATGACAATAGATGGTATAGTAAACTCTATAAATAATTTAAGAACAGCTTCAGGACCACAATTAGGTGATTATATTGTTGCAAAAAATGTAAATGGAAACTTGGTATTAGAAACAAAAGATTCTAGTTATGATTTAGAGTTTGATGCTAAATTAACATATGATGATCCTACTCCTCCCTCTGGACCAGCTGTTAGTAATGTATTTATAGAGATAAATGCTGATTATTCTGGAAGAAGAGGTGCCGGCGGAGAGTTTATGGAGATAACTACAAGAGTTGATCAAACTTCTACTCAAAACAGTCTTCAGTTAAGACTAGATGTTTTAAATATCTCTGATAGTAAATTTGGACAATTCAATATTGATGACACTGGACTTGTAACAATAAAAGAGGGTGGTGTAGAGTACGCTGTTGGGCAAGTATCAATTGCTAGATTTACAAATAACAGAGGTCTTGAAGCAGTTGGAAACAACAACTTCCAAAGAACTCAAGAGTCTGGAAATGCAATTTATAGTATAAACAACAACAATACAAGTGGTGTAAAAGGACAAGCACTTGAGCTTAGTAAAGCAGATTTGAGTGAAAGCTTAGTAAACTTGATGGTATTTCAAAGAGCTTTTGAAGCAAATGCGAAATCTATAACAACATCAGATGAGCTTTTAAGTACACTTATTAACTTAAAAAGATAATATTACGATTAGAGCAAGATTTTTTCTTGCTCTATTTAAAAATATTAATTATAGGAAAAAAATTGGATTTTTTAATATCAACAGTTTTAGCTATCATTTTACTTTACTTTATTTCAAGTACAAGTGCCTATAAATCAATGTATAAAAAAATAAAAGAAGAAAAAGAGATTATAGAAGAAGAAGTTACAAAGCTTGAAGCTTTAATACAACGATATGAAAAGCAGGTTAAAATAGGTACAAGTAGTCTTAAAAATAATCAAGAAAATCTACAAGTTGCACGTGATGATTTACAAAATCTTAGACTTGAGAATATTACTTTAAAAAATAAAATAAACGATTTACAAAGAAGAAATGAAGAGTTATTTGCTCAGGTAAATGCAATTATTTAGGAATAATTTGAAAAAATCTATATATAAAATAGTTATAATTTTTTTTATACTAAATAATTTTTTATACGCAAATATTATAGAATCACAACCACAAATAATTTTTGAACTAGAAAAACTTGAAGCTTCAAATGAAAACTTAGAGATACAAGTTGATTTTAATAAAGCAGTTTTACACTTTAGAAAAGGTGAATATAAAGATGCTTTAAGACTTTTTGAGAAAACTTCAAAAGTTTTTGAAGCACCATCACTTTTGAATATGGGAATAATATATTATAAACAAAAAGATGAAAAAAAAGCACAAGAGTTTTTTAATAAAATATATTCAAAAAAGACAAATCTAATAAATCAACCATACTCATTTATATCATCTTGTTACTATCTTTTTGAGATAACAAAAGATGATAAATATATGCTAGATTTAGTGACAATTTTTCAAAATAGCAAAAAATTAAGTGAATACAACGAACTTATAACAGATATAAAAGATGCTATTTTGAAAGAGTTGGCAAATAGATATTTGATGATAGAAGATTATGAAAATGCTCTAGGTGCTTTAAATGCAATGAGTTACTCTTTAGATTTAAAAAAAGCTATGATTTTGATAAAACTAAATAATTTTCAAAAAGCTTCAACAATTTTGAAAAAGATAAGAGAAGAAGAGAAAAATAGTGAAATTTTAAATAAAGTATTGTGGATTTCAGCATATTCTAGTTTGAAACAAAATAATTTTGAAGATGCACAAGAGATACTTGATTTAATTAATGATAGAAAAAAAGATTTTAATGTAAATATACAAATGCCTCTAGAGATATTTTTTAATAAAGATTTATATACATACAAAGATTACTACAAAAGTATTATGAAATTTGATGAAGATAGAATGTATGATTTTATATATTATTTTGCTCCTTTTGTATTTTCAGATTCAAAAGAGATAATATATGATTCTGTAAAAGGTTTTATATATGGCAAAGCACAAAGTGTAGAGAATTTAGAAAATATGGTTGAGTATAATACTAAATTTATTCGTTTGGTAAAACAAGATCCAATAAAGCGAGTAAATGAATTAAAAAATATTATAAAAACAGATTCCAAAGCATATATTTACTATAACCTAGCTCTATCTTATGCACAAATCAATGATTTTACAAATGCTTATAAAAACTTTGAAAAAGCATATAAACTAAGCCCTGGTAATAAGTTATATTCTGTTATGTACCTAATTACAGCAAATAAAATATCTGCTGATATACCAGAAAAACAAAGAGCTATTTTGGATAAAAATATAAAAGATAGTGGAGGATTATATAGCTACTTTGCAAAAGAGTTATATAAATTATTTGTAAATAGTACTTACAATGTTGTTGAAGCATCACAATCTTATGAAAAAACAGTTTTTTATAAAGCTATAGATTTTCTAAAGAAAATGAATAGTAATGAAAATTTAATTAATCATCAACTTCTTGAAGATTATGAGAGAGACCCTTTTATATATCTTTTAAAACTTGTTCAAAAAAATAAAAATGAAGATGAGTATAGATACGCAGCAAGAGTTCAAGATGCAGTAACTTTGAAATATAATAATAATTTTTTAGATAGCTCTTTAATTACTTCAAAATATTATATTGATATTTTAAGAGCATTTGGTGTTTTTTCAAGAGTAGATTTTAATATAGATGGAAATAATAACCCAAGCTATTTGGTAACAAAAGCTTATAGTGATTTATATTTGAGTAAACCACTTACTTCTATAGAGACATTAAACAGGCTAAAAGATGAGTTTGGATATGAAAATAGATTTACAATGTATCTTTCAACTGCATCTTTTTTAGAATCTTTAAGACCTGAAGAGGCATCTATTCAAATATCTTTAATAAAAGCATTTTATAAAGATAAAGATACAGATTTTTTAACTGCAATTCAACTTTTACAAAATATGAACATTTCAAGTGCAAAGCAATTTTTAGTAAATAAGTATAATAACCCATATATAGATTTTAGAATTGTTGGTTTTGAAGAGTTTATGCTTTCTTTATAATACTATTTAATTTTTTTTTGTTATAATGTTTTAAAATTCTTACAAAGGGGTCTTTAGTGGAAATTGGAAGAGTAGCACAAATTGATAACGCAAAAGAAAACTATGAGATAAAGACAAAGCAAGTAAGCAGTGTTGAAGAAAAAGTTAAAACAATACAAGAAGATGAGTATAAAAAGAACTCTTCAAAAGAGCCTGTAAGTGAGTTGAATGAGGTTATTTTGGATAATATTAAGTTTGGATACAACAGAGAGTCAAAAGATTTTTTTGTAAAAATAACAAGAGGCGATATTGAAAATAAATATCCAACAGAAGATATGATGAAAATAAAAGCTTTTTTAATTGAAGAGCTAGAAAAAAGTATTAAAAATTAAAAAAAGGTAAGATATTTTGGCATCAGATTTATCAAATGTATTTAAAAACGAGCTATCAAATACACTAGAGCAGTTATTAGGGAAGAAAGCAAAAATTTCTGAAACAAAAAAATTAGATGATATTTTTGATTCTTCAAGTTTTATAGAAGCAGATGTAAAATTTGATATAAAAGGTTTAAGTTCAGCTATAGTTTTTTATATTCCAACTATTAGTGCTACAAAGTTTGAATATTTAATGTTAGGTGGAATGGGTGATTTAAAAGAAGATATTGATGATGAAACAACAGATGCTGTAAATGAGATAGTTTCAAATATTTGTGGAAGTTTTTGTACTGCTTCAAATGCTCAAGGTATGCCAGATATTGTAGGTATGAAATCAGAGATTAAAGGAACAAAAAAGGTAGAAAAAAGTGCATTAAGTGGAAAAGATATATATCTTTTTAATATATCTTTAGAAGAAGATGCAACTCCTATTTTAATCAGTTTTGAAAAAACATTTTCTCCTTTTTTCTCCTTGATTACAGGAGTAAATGACGAAAAACCAGTAGTTTCAACTCCTACGGCTCCAGTTGCACCAACTATAACTCAAACTCAATCAATTGTAGGAGTTCCAAATCCATCTAAAAATCTTGAACTTTTGTATAATGTTAGATTAAAATTAAGTGTAAGATTAGGTACAAAAATAGTTCTTTTAAAAGATATATTAAGATGGGATGTTGGTGAGATTATTGAGCTTGAACAGATGGTAAATGAACCACTGGAGATTCTTATAAATGGTGTAAAAATAGGTGAGGGTGAAGCTGTAATTGTAGAAGGAAAGTTTGGATTAAAGATTAAAAAAATTATAAATGAAGATTTGAAATTAGATAAAATAGGATTGTAAAATGGAGATAAATAGTAGTAATTTATATAACAAAGATATTCTAAAAACAAATAAGTTTGAAAATTTAAATAGTAGTAGTCTTGAAAAAGTTGAAGATAAAGAACTAAGAGAAGTAAGTAATAATTTTGAAGCATTTTTTATAAATCAAATATTGGAAACTTCTTTAAAATCAACTAGCATCGCAGGAGAAGAGGCTGGTAGCGATATTATAAAAAGTATGTATTTACAATCAATTTCTGATAGTTCTAGTGGTAATTTCGGAATTAGTGATATGCTTTATAACTTTTTATCACAAAATAATAAGAAAGAGCAAGGTTAAAATATGGTTGATAAAATTGTAGATAATATGCAACAACTAATACTTGAGTTAAAAAATGCAATAAATCAAGATATAGAAGATATAAAAGCATCAAAACACGAAGAGCTTTTTGGAAGAAATGATAGAAAAAATTCAATCATAAATGAGATTATGAATCAAAAAGTTGAATTAAACAAAGAGTTATCAACACTTATTCAAAATAACTTTGATGTTAATATTTATAGAGATAAAGTAAATGAACTAGAAGAAGGGTTAAGAACTTTATATGAGCTAAATAAAAAATTAGCAAACATAGTTTTACCAATAAAACAGATGTATAAAGAGCTTTTAGATGAGATAAGTGAGCAATCTGGAGGACAGATTTTTGATATTAAGGCTTAGTTTTTTATCTTTAGTTTTTTCTTCATATTTATTTGCAATTTCTGTTTTTGTAACAAAAGAAGCAATAAAATATGAAGAGAAAATAGATATTTCTAAACTAGAACAAAAAGAGTTTGACACAATTCCTAGGACTTGTACTCCTTTGACTTTGGAAGATTTGCAAAATGGTGAATTTATAACAACTCATCATATAAATAAAAATAGTATAGTTTGTGAAAAAAGTGTAAGATCTACTGAAAACAATGAGATAATTTTTAATTTTGGCGGAGTTAAAATAGTAAAAAAAGGAAAAATTATCTATGAGAATGAAGAGTTTATAAGATTTAAGAATTTAGATGGAACTATTGAACAAATATATAAAGATGGAAGACAAAAATGAATAGACTCTCTTTTTTAGGGGAAACACCAACAGAAGCCTTAAGAAATGCTCAAATTGAGTGTGGAGAAGATGCTATTGTAATCTCTACAAAAAAAATAGCAAATGCAAATGGTTATAATAAAGATATGTATGAGATAGTTGTTGCTGTTGAAGATGAAGAGATTCAAAAAAATATGGAGTTTACAAAAACAGCAATTACTAAAGCTACTGTTGAATCTCAACCTATAAAAGCACAAGTTTATGACTATAAAGAGGAGATTTTGAAAATGCAATCTCTTCTTGAACAAGTACAAAAAACTCTTTGGAAACCAAAAAGCCAACTATACGATTTGCTTATACCTCCAGAATTTATAGATGTTTACACTATCTTTGAAAAAAATGAGTTCGATAGTGAGATGACATACACTATTATGAAAAAGACAATAAAAGAACTTCCAGTTTCACTAAAATCAAATCAAAAAAAAGTAAATGATTTCTTTAAATTAGTTTTAAGAAGAGTTATTCCTATTAAAATGGAGCAACCTTTAAGAAAAGAGCAAAGAAAAATTATGATGATGGTAGGTCCTACAGGAGTTGGAAAAACTACAACTATTTCAAAGCTAGCTGCAAGATTTGCTTACAAAATGGAACAAAACCATAAGGTTGGAGTAATTACTTTAGACTCTTTTAGAGTAGGTGCAATAGAACAGCTACAAGCATATACAAATATTATGAGACTTCCTTTAGAAATAGTAAAGAAGCCTGAAGATTTGACTGAAGCACTTTTAAGGCTTAAAAATTGTAATTATATTTTTATTGACACAGCAGGTTCAAGTCAATATGATATAGATAAAATAGAACTTATAAATGAGTACAGAAATCATGTATATGAACTTCCTATTGAGAAAACTTTGGTTTTACCTTCAAATGTAAAACATAGTGATTTAATGGAGATTTATAAAAATTATTCAATACTTGATATTGATAATTTAATCTTTACAAAATTAGATGAGACAAAAAGTTTTGGAAATGTTATATCCTTTTCACATAAAACAAAAAAATCAATAACATATTTCTCTATTGGACAAAATGTTCCTGATGATTTAATTGCAGCAGATGCTTCATTTTTAATAGATTGTTTTATGAATAATGAGTGCAGTAAGGAGATATAATGCTAGATGCTAGATTATCTCAAGCCGAAAAATTAATAAATCTTACTTCAAAAGTAAATAGCGAAGTAAGTAGCTCAAAAACAAAACTTTTGACAATAACATCTGGAAAAGGTGGAGTTGGAAAATCTACTTTTACAGCTAATTTTGCTTATATATTATCTCAAAAAAATTTAAGAGTATTGGTTTTAGATGCAGATATAGGTTTGGCAAATATGCAGGTACTTTTTGATGTAAAACCAGTAGTTACTCTTTTTGACTATATTAATGGGCATAAAAAACTTCAAGAAGTAATAATAGAAACGAAATACCCAAATTTATCTTTAATTGCTGGGAAAAGTGGATACCAATATGCAACAAATAGTAGTAGTTTTATATTTTCTAGATTAGTTCAAGATATATTGGATTTAAATTTTTATGATATTTTGATTGTTGATACTGGAGCTGGATTAAATGATTATGTAAAAGAGTTTTTAAAAGTATCAACAAATATTTTAGCAATAACTTCAACAGATCCTAGTGCTTTAACTGATGTCTACTCTTTGATAAAAATGTTAGCAATCGATAAAAAAAGTTTAATGCTCTGTTTTAATCATACAAAAAATGATCTAGTTGGTGAAACAATTTCAAACTCTTTGATAAATTTAGCTAAAAAAAACAGATTAAAAAGCGAATTTGTGATAAAATATATAGGAAGTGTACCAAGCAGTGAGAACATTACAAAAATAGCTAGAGCTAGAAGAATATTTGTTAATGAGTTTCCACAAGAGGAAGCTTCTTTTAGGTTGCATAGTATTGTAGATCGTGTTTTAAAAAATATTTAAAAATCGGAGTTTAAGTGGTAGTAGAAAGATTTTCGCAAAATCTAATAAATACTGGAATATTTAAGATATATATAGCAATTGGTTTTTTTGCTACAATAATATTTTTTACATTCAACTCAGAACTTTTTTCACCTCTTCAAATGCTTTTTGGAGCTATTTTAGTTACTGTTACTTTAAAAGGTTTTAGTAATTTAATGTTATCTTTTATAGTTAATAATTTTAGTCTAGATCAAAAGAGAATGGAGTTTGATAATAGATATAATGAAGATAAAATCAACTTGCTTTTAAATCAACTTGTTGTAAAAGATATAAAAGAAGATAAAGAAAATGATGAGCAATCAAACGAAAATTCAACTCAAGATAAAAAAGAAGAAGCTGCAAGCTAAAATAGGAGATTAAAAAATGAGCATAGTAGGTGCTATAAACTATTTAAATCCATTGCAAGGTATTGATAGTGCAAATGTAAAACAAAGTGAAACTTTAAGTGAAAGTCAATATGCTGATAAATCTTTTAAAGATTTGTTAAATGGGGCTATAAATGAGGTAAATGATTCTCAAATAGAAGGATATAACTCTATGAAAGAGATTGCAACAGGAAAAGTTGCAAATCTTCAAGAAGCTGTTCAAAAAATTGAAGAAGCAGAATTAAGTCTTAAATTGGGATTAGAAGTTAAAAATAAAGCTATAAATGCTTATAGAGAAATTATGAGAATGCAAATTTAGTAAAAGGAGCAAATTATGGGTTTTTTTGATGGATATAACGTATCAACTTCAGGAATGAGTGCACAAAGAACAAGAATAAATGTTGTAAGTGCTAATATTGCAAATGCAAAAACAACTCATACTCAAGAAGGTGGACCATATAAAAAGCAACAAGTTGTTTTTGAAGATGTTCTATTAGCAAATAAAACTAGAAGAACAAATTCAAATGATATTGAAGTAAATAATTCTCCACAATCTGATTTGGCTCTTAGAGCTGTTGGAGTAAAAAAGATTATTCATACAGATGCGCAACCTGTATTAAGATATGATCCTACTCATCCAGATGCAAATGAAAAAGGTTATGTAGCATATCCTGATATAAATCCTGTTATCGAAATGGTTGATTTAATAGAGGCTATGAGATCTTATGAAGCAAATGTTACTGCATTTAATACTCATAGGGGAATTGATACAAAAACTCTAGATATATTAGCTGGAAATTAAGGACTAAAAAATGGCAAATCTGGTTGATATTTTTACACAGACAAGTGGTTTAAAAGGTGAAGCAACAGTTTTAAGCACAAGTGAAGATTTGCCAAAAGATAAGCCATCTTTATTTGATTCTCTTCTAAAAACTTCAATAGAAGATATTGAAAACAGTTCAGCACAAAATACAAATTCAAAGATAGTATCTCAAAATATTACTTCAAATTTAGAAAAGAGTCCTTTGGATGCAGAAGTTATAGAGGTTAATACAAAATTGATTGATGAAGGTTTCGATTCTCAAGCTATTAATTTGGATGAAAATTCAAATAGTGAAGAAGTTATAAAAGATTTATCAAAAAACATAACAAATGAGTTAAGTAAAGATAATACAAAAAAAGATGAGATAAAAGAACCTACAAAAAATATTCAAAATAGTATAAGTAGTAAGAACTCATTACTAGATAGGTTAGTTTTGGAAGTAAAAAATAGTAATTTAGAACAAGTACCTAAAGTTGAGCAAATTTTAAGTGAACCTTCGGAAAATGCTGATGTTTTAAGTACTGATAAGAGTTTTATAAAATCTTTAGATAAAGTTATTGAAGGCTTAAAAAATCAAAATAATTTAGAACAAAAATTAGATAGTGAAAAAATTATAATTTCTAAAGATGATAAATTAGTAGAGATAATAAAAGAGCAAGAAATTCTTATAGAAGATATAAATGGAAATAATTTACAAATAAAAGATGACAACAGTCAAAATTTTGATGATGTAACTTTAGAAACAACTCAAAATTTATCGCAAATAATAGTAAATAGTGAAGATAGACAAAATGTAGAAAATCAAATTGAAACTTCTGTAGTTTTAAAAGATAGTTTAAATTTTGAAAATATTTTGATTGTTGAAGATGAAGTTGTAAAGAGTGATGCTATCAAAAATGAAACTGTAAAAAATGAAAACAAATTAAATTCACAAAATATTTTAATTGTTGAGAATGAAATTGTAAAAACTGAAAACAATACGAAAGTAGATCAAAAATTATCTCTTATGGATCAATTAATTCAAACAAACAGTAAAAAAGATATTACAACAAAAATAGAAGAATCTGCTACTTCAAATCCTCAAAGCGTAGAGCAAATTAATAAAAATTCAAAAGAGGTTGCCTCAAATATTTTTTTAGCTGAGCAAAAAAATAGTTTGAATAATCAACTACTTTTTAATAAAAATGAAGCAGTGAATATTTTAAAAAATGCTTCAAGTATTGAAGATATAGAAAAAAGTGCAAATATCTTAGATTTAGATGCAAATAATTTAGAAGTTGAACAAAATATCTCTAGTGAGAGTTTAAATGATTTAAGTGTAGATGAAAAAGAGATTTTAGATAGAAAAAATATTTTAAATAGTATTTTAAATGAAAAAAATATAAGAAGTGTAGATGTTAGAAATCTTATAACAAACTCAATAGAGGCTTCGAAAGCCCTTTTGGAAGATACTATAAATATTTTAGATGATAAAATTTTGGATATTCAACCAAATTTGGTAAATTCAATTCAATCAAGAATTGTTGGAGCAAAACAGCAAATGGCTTCTATGATGTCAGATGTTGCAAGACAGATGTATGAAAACTATAAACCGCCTGTTACTGTTTTTAGAATGAATTTAAATCCTGGAGATTTAGGAACTATTTCAGTTTTAATGAAACAAGATAAGTCAAGTGGATTAACTATTAATATGAGTGTTTCTAATATTGCAACACTAGAGCTTTTAATGGAAAATCAAAATATGTTAAGAAACTCATTGGCAAAAACATTTAATGATAGTGCAAACTTTAATCTTGATTTCTCAAAAGGAGAAGGTGGTCAAAGCCAAGGAGACTCTTCAAGTAATCAAAATCAAAGAGATAAAAGAGATTCAAACACTCAAGAGATATTAAGGCTTAAGAAAGAGAATAAAGATTACGAAGAGAAAAACGATTATATGTAATGGAAGAGTTTTTCTCACTTTTAAATGAAGATGTTCTTGTTAAATTTCTTCTTCTTTTTGCAAGAGTAGTATCTTTTGTAGCGTTTATGCCAGTTTTTGGACATACAGCAATAAGCGTTACTGTAAGAGTTGCTTTTGCTTTTTATTTAGTAATTTTTCTTTTTCCTTTTATTGGTGATGTTAAATATATTAGTGAATCTTCATTTATAGTATCTTTATTATCTGAAATTACTTTGGGATTAGTTGCTGCAATGCTTGTAAATATAATATTTTCATCTGTTAAGATTATAGGTGAATTTGTTGAGTATTCAACTGCTTTATCTATGGCTATGATGTTTGACCCAACAACAGGTTCTCAAGAAGGTTTGGTAGCAAAACTACTTTTTTGGATATCATTGATGCTATTTTTCCAA
Above is a genomic segment from Aliarcobacter cryaerophilus containing:
- a CDS encoding rod-binding protein, giving the protein MEINSSNLYNKDILKTNKFENLNSSSLEKVEDKELREVSNNFEAFFINQILETSLKSTSIAGEEAGSDIIKSMYLQSISDSSSGNFGISDMLYNFLSQNNKKEQG
- a CDS encoding tetratricopeptide repeat protein — encoded protein: MKKSIYKIVIIFFILNNFLYANIIESQPQIIFELEKLEASNENLEIQVDFNKAVLHFRKGEYKDALRLFEKTSKVFEAPSLLNMGIIYYKQKDEKKAQEFFNKIYSKKTNLINQPYSFISSCYYLFEITKDDKYMLDLVTIFQNSKKLSEYNELITDIKDAILKELANRYLMIEDYENALGALNAMSYSLDLKKAMILIKLNNFQKASTILKKIREEEKNSEILNKVLWISAYSSLKQNNFEDAQEILDLINDRKKDFNVNIQMPLEIFFNKDLYTYKDYYKSIMKFDEDRMYDFIYYFAPFVFSDSKEIIYDSVKGFIYGKAQSVENLENMVEYNTKFIRLVKQDPIKRVNELKNIIKTDSKAYIYYNLALSYAQINDFTNAYKNFEKAYKLSPGNKLYSVMYLITANKISADIPEKQRAILDKNIKDSGGLYSYFAKELYKLFVNSTYNVVEASQSYEKTVFYKAIDFLKKMNSNENLINHQLLEDYERDPFIYLLKLVQKNKNEDEYRYAARVQDAVTLKYNNNFLDSSLITSKYYIDILRAFGVFSRVDFNIDGNNNPSYLVTKAYSDLYLSKPLTSIETLNRLKDEFGYENRFTMYLSTASFLESLRPEEASIQISLIKAFYKDKDTDFLTAIQLLQNMNISSAKQFLVNKYNNPYIDFRIVGFEEFMLSL
- a CDS encoding AAA family ATPase; protein product: MLDARLSQAEKLINLTSKVNSEVSSSKTKLLTITSGKGGVGKSTFTANFAYILSQKNLRVLVLDADIGLANMQVLFDVKPVVTLFDYINGHKKLQEVIIETKYPNLSLIAGKSGYQYATNSSSFIFSRLVQDILDLNFYDILIVDTGAGLNDYVKEFLKVSTNILAITSTDPSALTDVYSLIKMLAIDKKSLMLCFNHTKNDLVGETISNSLINLAKKNRLKSEFVIKYIGSVPSSENITKIARARRIFVNEFPQEEASFRLHSIVDRVLKNI
- a CDS encoding flagellar hook-basal body complex protein, producing MIGALWTGISGLAAHQTALDNESNNIANVNTVGYKAGRISFADQIYQGKIGKGSFVQDAEKIFVTGGSKITGVEYDVALQGDGFFTVVNKNTLGTAETFYTRAGNFRMGQSGTLQNPDGYEVQGWAMSSIDQKNDVKSTNQNATRFTDSYIKNLGNSIIRHGDYIETIAAKATNFDETAKSDATSVFSGAGAKTKAAKLKDIDLAMADYNKWLQKYKDDPTLPSAGSIAQVSQVNFRTGVPPTSIIGKDGDSIRVVIDGQNYDVDFIPTKTTDDYRQQLWTQLTASGEAATYGIVDPANLIAPFPNGPIATQEIADTEIAKYDQLAGKINTYKAMADKISNSNAGGMVAYMAKDSLAPTADTLNPNGMYEESTKLADMLRGVIQIKSLIPGKDFKITEVSEHSGANQNVSVKGSHQTTAAAVSGSGKAAIDSAREALSRLVTGNQQSVYTTQELYGNATSATSTREYKFNIEIFDKDLGYVIPVPNDGATPPQPVNITFGTGATAPYDDMTIDGIVNSINNLRTASGPQLGDYIVAKNVNGNLVLETKDSSYDLEFDAKLTYDDPTPPSGPAVSNVFIEINADYSGRRGAGGEFMEITTRVDQTSTQNSLQLRLDVLNISDSKFGQFNIDDTGLVTIKEGGVEYAVGQVSIARFTNNRGLEAVGNNNFQRTQESGNAIYSINNNNTSGVKGQALELSKADLSESLVNLMVFQRAFEANAKSITTSDELLSTLINLKR
- the fliE gene encoding flagellar hook-basal body complex protein FliE, giving the protein MSIVGAINYLNPLQGIDSANVKQSETLSESQYADKSFKDLLNGAINEVNDSQIEGYNSMKEIATGKVANLQEAVQKIEEAELSLKLGLEVKNKAINAYREIMRMQI
- the flgC gene encoding flagellar basal body rod protein FlgC, which codes for MGFFDGYNVSTSGMSAQRTRINVVSANIANAKTTHTQEGGPYKKQQVVFEDVLLANKTRRTNSNDIEVNNSPQSDLALRAVGVKKIIHTDAQPVLRYDPTHPDANEKGYVAYPDINPVIEMVDLIEAMRSYEANVTAFNTHRGIDTKTLDILAGN
- the flhF gene encoding flagellar biosynthesis protein FlhF encodes the protein MNRLSFLGETPTEALRNAQIECGEDAIVISTKKIANANGYNKDMYEIVVAVEDEEIQKNMEFTKTAITKATVESQPIKAQVYDYKEEILKMQSLLEQVQKTLWKPKSQLYDLLIPPEFIDVYTIFEKNEFDSEMTYTIMKKTIKELPVSLKSNQKKVNDFFKLVLRRVIPIKMEQPLRKEQRKIMMMVGPTGVGKTTTISKLAARFAYKMEQNHKVGVITLDSFRVGAIEQLQAYTNIMRLPLEIVKKPEDLTEALLRLKNCNYIFIDTAGSSQYDIDKIELINEYRNHVYELPIEKTLVLPSNVKHSDLMEIYKNYSILDIDNLIFTKLDETKSFGNVISFSHKTKKSITYFSIGQNVPDDLIAADASFLIDCFMNNECSKEI
- a CDS encoding flagellin gives rise to the protein MEIGRVAQIDNAKENYEIKTKQVSSVEEKVKTIQEDEYKKNSSKEPVSELNEVILDNIKFGYNRESKDFFVKITRGDIENKYPTEDMMKIKAFLIEELEKSIKN
- a CDS encoding FliM/FliN family flagellar motor switch protein → MASDLSNVFKNELSNTLEQLLGKKAKISETKKLDDIFDSSSFIEADVKFDIKGLSSAIVFYIPTISATKFEYLMLGGMGDLKEDIDDETTDAVNEIVSNICGSFCTASNAQGMPDIVGMKSEIKGTKKVEKSALSGKDIYLFNISLEEDATPILISFEKTFSPFFSLITGVNDEKPVVSTPTAPVAPTITQTQSIVGVPNPSKNLELLYNVRLKLSVRLGTKIVLLKDILRWDVGEIIELEQMVNEPLEILINGVKIGEGEAVIVEGKFGLKIKKIINEDLKLDKIGL